The following are encoded together in the Planococcus antarcticus DSM 14505 genome:
- a CDS encoding glycine betaine uptake BCCT transporter yields the protein MKKASKVFYITFALVILTVAFGVIAPETFESATGSIRNYINTAFGWYYLLIMAILMICVAIIMVSPYGKIRLGKDSDRPEFSTFSWISMLFSAGMGIGLVFYGASEPLSHFAVQTATTELGSDAAFKEALQRSYYHWGIHIWTMYGMVALSLAFFQFRKGQPALISSTLKPIFGDKMNGPLGTLVDVLAVFATVFGVATSLGFGAAQINGGIAYLFGAPQEYWVQIIIIGVVTILFIISAWSGLNKGIKYLSNINMILAVILLMLVLVLGPTLLILNMFTETFGEYIQNLISLSFKSAPLNAENRSWLDSWTIFYWAWWISWAPFVSMFIARVSKGRTIREFLAGVVLAPSIFAGIWYATFGTTAINFQKSGIDLTAFPTEQTLFAMFNELPLGFLMSIIAIMLVSTFFITSADSATFVLGMQSTHGSLLPSNQIKILWGIAQSMVAAILLSVGGLTAVQNTIIIAALPFSFVIILMMFALFKALNLELQLMQNKK from the coding sequence ATGAAGAAAGCTTCGAAAGTCTTTTACATCACGTTTGCACTGGTCATTTTAACTGTCGCTTTCGGTGTTATCGCACCTGAAACCTTTGAATCTGCCACTGGAAGTATCCGTAACTATATCAACACTGCATTTGGCTGGTACTATCTATTGATCATGGCTATCCTAATGATTTGCGTTGCCATCATAATGGTCAGTCCTTACGGCAAAATCCGTCTCGGCAAAGATTCGGATCGTCCAGAGTTCTCGACGTTTAGCTGGATTTCCATGCTGTTTTCCGCGGGAATGGGAATTGGTCTCGTCTTTTATGGAGCTTCAGAGCCCCTATCTCATTTCGCTGTTCAAACAGCAACAACTGAACTTGGATCGGACGCGGCGTTCAAAGAAGCCTTGCAGCGCTCTTATTACCACTGGGGCATCCATATCTGGACGATGTACGGAATGGTCGCACTGTCTTTAGCATTTTTCCAATTCAGAAAAGGTCAACCTGCATTAATATCATCAACATTGAAGCCAATTTTCGGAGACAAGATGAACGGTCCTTTAGGAACGCTTGTTGACGTGCTCGCTGTTTTTGCAACAGTATTCGGCGTAGCAACATCACTCGGATTTGGCGCTGCTCAAATTAACGGGGGCATCGCTTATTTATTCGGAGCGCCACAGGAATATTGGGTGCAGATCATCATCATCGGCGTTGTAACCATCCTGTTCATCATTTCGGCCTGGTCTGGGCTAAACAAAGGAATTAAATACTTGTCCAATATCAACATGATTTTGGCAGTTATTTTACTGATGCTGGTACTGGTTTTAGGTCCAACTCTTTTAATTCTGAATATGTTTACTGAAACCTTTGGGGAATACATCCAAAACCTCATAAGCTTGAGTTTCAAATCTGCCCCTTTAAATGCGGAAAACCGTAGTTGGTTGGATAGCTGGACAATCTTTTATTGGGCCTGGTGGATTTCTTGGGCGCCGTTTGTCAGCATGTTTATTGCCCGCGTTTCCAAAGGTCGGACAATTCGTGAATTTCTAGCCGGTGTCGTTCTTGCACCAAGCATTTTCGCCGGAATCTGGTACGCTACTTTCGGCACAACGGCAATCAATTTCCAGAAAAGCGGAATTGATTTGACAGCCTTTCCAACTGAACAGACTTTATTTGCGATGTTCAACGAGCTGCCTCTCGGATTTCTCATGTCGATCATCGCGATTATGCTTGTTAGTACATTTTTTATCACTTCAGCTGACTCGGCCACTTTTGTATTAGGAATGCAGTCGACGCATGGCTCATTGTTGCCAAGCAATCAAATCAAAATTCTCTGGGGAATTGCCCAGTCGATGGTGGCTGCCATCTTGCTATCGGTAGGCGGCTTGACAGCGGTGCAAAATACCATCATCATTGCTGCATTGCCTTTCTCTTTTGTCATCATCTTGATGATGTTTGCTTTGTTCAAGGCCTTGAACCTCGAATTGCAATTGATGCAAAATAAAAAATAA
- a CDS encoding SLOG family protein, with amino-acid sequence MLKRLVVTGYKQHELGIFDEKNPGIRFIKKALENRFRALLDEGLEWILLSGQLGVETWAAEVVLNMREEFPELKYAVLTPFLEQEKRWNETKQEQYRIILSKADFHRSLTSKPYEAPWQFIEKNKFFLRNSDGILIVYDEETDGSPKFIKKEADRYAETTDYQVLTITGDDLRVVTEEEQMNEWDS; translated from the coding sequence TTGTTGAAACGATTGGTGGTCACTGGCTACAAGCAACATGAACTAGGGATATTCGATGAAAAGAACCCGGGCATCCGTTTTATTAAAAAAGCGCTGGAAAACCGTTTTCGGGCATTGCTTGACGAAGGTCTGGAATGGATCCTCTTGAGCGGACAACTCGGAGTTGAGACCTGGGCTGCAGAAGTGGTGTTAAATATGAGAGAAGAGTTTCCGGAATTGAAGTATGCCGTGCTGACACCTTTTCTGGAACAAGAAAAAAGATGGAATGAAACAAAGCAAGAGCAGTACCGAATAATCCTCTCTAAAGCCGACTTTCACCGCAGTTTGACCAGCAAACCCTACGAAGCACCTTGGCAGTTTATCGAAAAAAACAAATTTTTCCTGCGCAACTCTGACGGCATTTTAATAGTCTACGACGAAGAAACCGATGGCTCGCCCAAATTCATCAAAAAAGAAGCTGATCGTTATGCAGAGACCACAGACTATCAGGTACTTACGATAACCGGTGATGACCTTCGAGTTGTGACAGAAGAAGAACAAATGAACGAATGGGATAGCTAA
- a CDS encoding threonine ammonia-lyase, with the protein MVSLDDVKKAYREIGDTIQKTPILTSSLLNERCGMQVCLKAEHLQKTGSFKIRGATNAVKQAVAGGARFITAASSGNHGQAVAYIASQLGIPAMIVVPEDANRVKVEAIKAYQAEVEYCGLTSAERIPRAKQLAEDNHGAYIPPYDHPAVIAGQGTIAIEILKQVPDVDVIVVPVGGGGLIGGILCAAKALKPEVRVIGVEPETANDTFLSLQKGEITAISGTTTIADGLRTSQPGDLTFPILREHLDELVLVSEVEIKEAFQFLLERTKQLIEPSGATALAAVMAGKAGMADEKAAVILSGGNVDLYQIPHFLTS; encoded by the coding sequence ATGGTCAGCTTGGATGACGTGAAAAAAGCGTATAGAGAAATCGGTGATACCATCCAAAAAACACCGATCTTAACTTCTTCACTTTTGAATGAGCGCTGTGGAATGCAGGTCTGCTTAAAAGCAGAGCATCTTCAAAAGACGGGTTCGTTCAAAATACGCGGAGCCACGAATGCCGTAAAGCAAGCGGTGGCAGGAGGTGCACGTTTCATCACCGCAGCATCGTCGGGCAATCATGGGCAGGCCGTCGCCTATATTGCAAGTCAATTAGGAATTCCAGCGATGATTGTCGTGCCGGAGGACGCCAATCGCGTGAAAGTCGAAGCGATTAAAGCCTACCAGGCCGAAGTCGAGTATTGCGGACTGACATCTGCTGAGCGGATACCGAGAGCTAAGCAATTGGCAGAAGACAACCACGGCGCCTATATTCCCCCGTACGATCATCCAGCTGTCATTGCTGGTCAAGGGACTATCGCAATCGAAATTTTGAAGCAGGTACCGGATGTTGATGTCATCGTTGTGCCGGTTGGTGGGGGCGGCCTAATCGGCGGAATTCTGTGCGCGGCAAAAGCTTTGAAGCCTGAAGTCCGGGTAATTGGTGTAGAGCCGGAGACCGCAAACGATACGTTCCTGTCACTTCAGAAAGGGGAAATCACGGCGATTTCTGGAACCACGACCATTGCAGACGGACTGCGCACTTCGCAACCCGGTGATTTGACCTTTCCGATTTTGAGAGAGCATCTGGATGAATTGGTCCTGGTTTCTGAAGTAGAAATAAAAGAAGCGTTTCAATTTCTGCTGGAACGTACCAAACAGCTGATAGAACCATCAGGTGCAACTGCCTTGGCTGCGGTGATGGCAGGTAAAGCCGGCATGGCAGATGAAAAGGCTGCAGTCATTTTGTCAGGAGGCAATGTTGACCTGTACCAAATTCCACATTTTTTGACCAGCTGA
- a CDS encoding SDR family oxidoreductase, whose product MNVMDLFKLDGKTAIITGGGRGLGAMMAEAFAEAGANVVLCSRKVEACQETADKLMEMGVGTLALACDVTNPEDVENVVQLTLEKFGSIDILVNNSGATWGASVVDMPLDAWKKVMDVNVTGTFLMSREVGKTMIEKRSGKIINISSVAGLGGIDPTLMDTIGYNTSKGAVITFTKDLAAKWGQHNINVNAIAPGFFPTKMSKAVMEKGQEGLLARTPLNRFGTEEDLKGTALFLASQASDYITGDIIIVDGGMHAL is encoded by the coding sequence ATGAACGTAATGGATTTATTCAAGCTGGATGGCAAGACGGCCATTATCACAGGAGGGGGCCGAGGTCTTGGTGCTATGATGGCAGAAGCTTTTGCTGAAGCAGGGGCGAACGTTGTCTTGTGTTCACGCAAAGTGGAGGCCTGTCAGGAGACGGCTGACAAACTCATGGAGATGGGCGTTGGTACGCTTGCGTTGGCCTGCGACGTTACCAATCCGGAAGATGTAGAAAATGTCGTTCAACTAACGCTCGAGAAATTTGGTTCCATTGATATTCTGGTCAATAACTCAGGTGCAACATGGGGAGCGTCTGTTGTCGACATGCCATTGGATGCCTGGAAAAAAGTCATGGATGTAAATGTGACTGGCACTTTTTTAATGAGCCGTGAAGTAGGAAAGACGATGATCGAAAAAAGGAGCGGAAAAATCATCAACATCTCATCAGTTGCGGGACTCGGGGGGATCGATCCGACGCTAATGGATACGATTGGCTACAACACCAGCAAAGGCGCGGTCATCACTTTTACAAAAGACCTCGCTGCTAAATGGGGTCAGCATAACATCAACGTGAATGCCATCGCTCCAGGATTCTTTCCGACTAAAATGTCGAAAGCGGTAATGGAGAAAGGGCAGGAAGGCTTGCTAGCCCGGACGCCTTTGAATCGTTTTGGGACAGAAGAGGATTTGAAAGGAACGGCGTTGTTTCTGGCATCCCAAGCGTCCGATTACATAACGGGTGATATCATTATCGTCGACGGTGGTATGCACGCTCTTTAA
- a CDS encoding TetR/AcrR family transcriptional regulator has protein sequence MKEDIKQQSILLFEKKGFSETSIQDIVEALNVTKGTFYYYFTSKEQLLMDIHLGYIDDLLERQEIIRQSQLNNREKLEQLIALLITDIANHGPSGKVFFREMRHLCEENAVEVKGKREKFRKNLEKIISNGVAEHEFRQGLEPEMVAFAILGVTNWSYQWFNPTGGISADRLAGIYSDLILNGIA, from the coding sequence ATGAAAGAGGACATCAAACAGCAAAGCATTCTTCTGTTTGAGAAAAAAGGCTTTAGTGAGACGTCTATACAAGACATTGTTGAAGCTTTAAATGTGACCAAAGGAACATTTTACTATTATTTTACCAGCAAAGAGCAGCTGCTGATGGACATTCACTTAGGCTATATCGATGATCTGCTGGAACGCCAGGAAATAATTCGGCAAAGCCAGCTCAACAACCGTGAAAAACTAGAGCAACTTATCGCATTATTGATTACGGATATTGCAAATCACGGACCAAGTGGGAAAGTGTTCTTCAGGGAAATGCGGCATTTATGCGAAGAAAACGCGGTAGAAGTAAAAGGGAAACGTGAGAAATTCCGGAAAAACCTTGAAAAGATTATAAGTAACGGTGTCGCTGAACATGAATTTCGACAAGGGCTTGAACCTGAGATGGTTGCTTTTGCTATTTTAGGCGTTACCAATTGGAGTTATCAATGGTTTAATCCAACAGGAGGAATATCAGCAGATCGGCTAGCTGGCATTTACAGTGATTTGATTTTGAATGGAATCGCTTAA
- a CDS encoding acyl-CoA thioesterase yields the protein MAHEIPIKVRFSETDALGHISNISYFIYLEEARTDFFAELGFGHDINNWKIILASASCDFISQGHYNQRLMVRTEVSKIGNSSFQVVHEIKGQKSGELIAKGQASAVHFDFKTQKSEALPEANREHLEKHLIREASHYEN from the coding sequence ATGGCTCATGAAATTCCAATAAAAGTGCGTTTTAGTGAAACTGATGCATTGGGACATATCAGCAATATCAGTTACTTCATTTACCTGGAAGAAGCGCGAACTGACTTTTTTGCAGAACTTGGTTTTGGACACGATATCAACAACTGGAAAATTATTTTAGCTTCAGCATCCTGTGATTTCATTAGTCAAGGCCACTACAATCAAAGACTGATGGTTCGAACAGAAGTCAGTAAAATTGGCAATTCAAGTTTTCAGGTTGTACATGAAATCAAAGGCCAGAAAAGCGGAGAGCTTATTGCAAAAGGGCAGGCAAGTGCCGTCCATTTCGATTTTAAAACCCAAAAAAGTGAAGCTTTGCCAGAGGCCAACCGAGAGCATCTAGAAAAGCATTTAATCAGGGAGGCAAGCCATTATGAAAACTAA
- a CDS encoding quinone oxidoreductase family protein, giving the protein MKVIKFEEYGGPDVLQFVEAEKPDPAGTEVIIEVKAIGVNYADTARREGKYVVPTELPYIPGSEVAGVIVEIGENVKNFKAGDRVVALIGSAGYAEYAAVDQSVLTEVPEGVGFDQAVALPLQGLSAYHILKTMGRLEKGETVLIHAAAGGVGAIAVQLAKIFGAGKIIATASTEEKLFHAQKMGATHLVNYTEEGWVEKVKAITDGKGVDLALEMVGGEVFNKTVKCLAPFGRLVIFGAASGKQATFSPGQLMRKNQSVIGFFLPQIMRYPELFQRSFSELLGYMKSGKLILTIGATYPLAEAAKAHKSLQGRKTIGKLVLKP; this is encoded by the coding sequence ATGAAAGTTATAAAGTTTGAAGAATATGGTGGACCAGATGTTCTGCAGTTTGTTGAGGCGGAAAAACCGGATCCGGCAGGTACAGAAGTAATTATCGAAGTTAAGGCAATTGGCGTCAATTATGCTGACACGGCAAGGCGCGAAGGAAAGTATGTAGTACCGACTGAACTACCCTATATTCCAGGATCAGAAGTGGCTGGTGTGATTGTTGAGATCGGAGAAAACGTAAAGAACTTTAAAGCAGGTGATCGTGTTGTCGCGCTGATCGGTTCTGCAGGGTATGCGGAATATGCCGCCGTCGACCAAAGTGTCCTGACAGAAGTTCCAGAAGGCGTCGGTTTTGACCAGGCTGTCGCTTTGCCACTGCAGGGGCTGAGTGCCTATCATATTTTGAAAACCATGGGGAGGCTCGAAAAAGGAGAAACGGTGCTGATTCATGCGGCTGCTGGAGGTGTCGGTGCAATTGCAGTGCAATTAGCCAAGATTTTCGGTGCTGGAAAAATCATCGCAACTGCCAGCACAGAAGAAAAGCTGTTTCATGCACAGAAAATGGGGGCAACTCACTTAGTCAACTACACGGAAGAAGGATGGGTCGAAAAAGTTAAGGCTATTACCGATGGCAAAGGTGTAGATTTAGCACTTGAAATGGTAGGAGGCGAGGTCTTCAATAAAACCGTGAAATGCCTTGCTCCATTTGGACGGCTCGTCATATTCGGGGCTGCCAGTGGAAAACAGGCCACTTTCAGTCCAGGTCAGTTAATGCGAAAGAACCAATCAGTCATCGGCTTTTTCCTGCCTCAGATTATGCGCTATCCGGAATTGTTCCAACGGAGTTTCAGCGAATTATTAGGCTATATGAAGAGCGGAAAATTGATTTTAACGATTGGTGCAACCTATCCGCTTGCAGAAGCTGCTAAAGCACACAAATCGCTGCAGGGACGGAAAACTATTGGGAAGCTAGTGCTGAAGCCATGA
- a CDS encoding MBL fold metallo-hydrolase, translating into MTPPLANRELENAAMLEKLGVEPVRIELPFRLDHVNCFMAENDHGWTVIDAGLNNDRTREVWSDKLGDKKVTDILVTHYHPDHFGYAGGLQEKTGARVWMTEIDAQVGMAAWSASFLESIPGNYRTSGISEEQVAQMAKNTEEFKPLVSPLPQIDQYLKEGDSVKIGHFEYRVICTPGHSDGMICFYNEEQKTLFSADHILPKITPNISYWFHGNDDPLASYLSSLKKVRELDAEFVIPSHGKPFYGANQRIDELLTHHDIRLDETLETVQQALSIFEACEMLFHRPLTVHEMRFAVGETLAHLEYLRHRKECTRIMDNGIWRYEKV; encoded by the coding sequence ATGACACCTCCTTTGGCAAATCGAGAGCTTGAAAATGCGGCGATGCTGGAAAAGCTTGGAGTTGAGCCGGTTCGGATTGAACTGCCGTTCCGTTTAGATCATGTAAACTGCTTTATGGCAGAAAATGATCACGGTTGGACTGTCATCGATGCTGGGTTAAACAATGACAGAACGAGAGAGGTGTGGAGTGACAAGCTGGGTGATAAAAAAGTCACCGATATACTGGTGACTCATTACCATCCGGACCATTTTGGATATGCGGGTGGATTGCAAGAAAAAACAGGGGCGCGAGTCTGGATGACAGAAATAGATGCACAAGTAGGCATGGCTGCCTGGTCAGCTTCGTTTTTGGAAAGCATACCGGGAAACTACCGGACTTCTGGAATTTCAGAAGAACAAGTAGCTCAGATGGCAAAGAATACGGAAGAATTCAAGCCTCTTGTTTCACCTTTACCGCAAATTGACCAGTATTTGAAAGAAGGGGATTCCGTGAAGATTGGTCATTTTGAATATCGAGTTATTTGCACACCCGGACATTCAGATGGCATGATTTGTTTTTATAATGAAGAGCAAAAAACGCTGTTTTCTGCAGATCATATTCTACCGAAAATCACACCCAATATTTCGTATTGGTTTCATGGCAATGATGACCCCTTAGCATCGTATTTGAGTTCGTTGAAAAAGGTTAGGGAGTTGGATGCTGAATTTGTTATTCCATCTCATGGGAAACCATTTTATGGAGCCAATCAGAGAATTGATGAGCTGTTAACGCATCATGACATACGGCTAGATGAAACGCTGGAAACCGTCCAACAGGCACTCAGTATTTTTGAAGCGTGCGAAATGTTATTTCATCGTCCTTTAACCGTTCATGAAATGCGCTTTGCCGTTGGAGAAACCTTAGCACATCTGGAATATTTGCGGCACAGAAAAGAATGCACACGCATAATGGACAACGGTATTTGGCGTTATGAAAAGGTATAG
- a CDS encoding ketopantoate reductase family protein: protein MKILIVGAGAIGGYFGGRLLEKEEDVTFLVREGKKEKLQQTGLNIHSKHGDLQFSPKLITKNEQSRPFDVVLISTKSYQLANAIEDVQPFVGPETMILPLLNGIAHLQSLTEAFGEENVLGGLCFVESTLAEDGTIVQTSPVHQLIYGERTGEKTERIGKLESAFTGTKAEFIKSDHINQEMWHKYLFITAMSGITSMMETSIGPIRDLETGQRTIQAFLEELTAIMEKMDAPIKPGIAETQLKRINSMGAEMKSSMQRDIEKMQPTEAEHLQGYLLVRAKEMKVAAPVLEIIYTKLKLYEQKINTDLQSE from the coding sequence ATGAAGATATTAATTGTTGGAGCAGGAGCTATTGGTGGATATTTTGGTGGGCGTTTATTGGAGAAAGAAGAAGACGTCACATTCCTGGTGAGAGAAGGTAAAAAAGAAAAGTTACAGCAGACAGGATTGAACATTCACAGCAAGCATGGGGATCTGCAGTTTTCACCAAAGTTGATTACTAAAAATGAACAAAGCCGACCATTCGATGTTGTGTTAATATCTACAAAATCCTATCAGCTTGCAAATGCAATAGAGGATGTTCAGCCGTTCGTTGGTCCAGAAACTATGATTTTGCCTCTACTGAATGGCATCGCTCACTTGCAGTCCTTGACTGAGGCGTTTGGAGAAGAAAACGTTCTTGGAGGATTGTGTTTTGTCGAATCGACTTTAGCGGAAGATGGCACAATTGTTCAGACTAGCCCTGTCCATCAACTGATTTACGGCGAACGAACGGGCGAAAAAACAGAAAGAATTGGAAAACTAGAGTCGGCCTTTACGGGCACCAAAGCGGAGTTCATCAAGAGCGATCACATCAATCAGGAAATGTGGCATAAGTATTTGTTCATAACTGCGATGTCTGGCATTACTTCAATGATGGAAACTTCTATTGGACCGATACGAGATCTTGAAACAGGACAGCGCACCATTCAAGCATTTTTGGAAGAGCTTACGGCAATCATGGAAAAGATGGATGCTCCGATCAAACCTGGAATTGCTGAAACACAACTCAAGCGGATTAATAGCATGGGTGCGGAGATGAAATCTTCCATGCAGCGGGACATTGAGAAGATGCAGCCTACTGAAGCTGAACATTTACAGGGATACCTGCTTGTACGAGCCAAGGAAATGAAGGTAGCGGCTCCTGTCCTTGAAATCATTTACACCAAATTGAAACTATATGAACAAAAAATAAACACTGACCTTCAAAGTGAATAA
- a CDS encoding carbon starvation CstA family protein: protein MNAIALAAIGIFVFVLGYRFYSKYIAEKIFKLDPNYVTPAHRFKDGVDFVPTNKFVLWGHHFTSVAGAAPILGPAIAVYWGWLPAVLWVVLGTVFAAGVHDFGTLVLSVRNKGQSVGTLAHRLIGQRGKMLFLFIILILVLMVNAVFAWVIANLFISYPASVIPVFIQIPLAIWIGYAVYKKNKKMLVPSLVALAVMYITAIVASQVSFLQIDLVKYMGGEDGAGLFGLGAISTAFFIWIIVLMVYVYIASTLPVWKLLQPRDFINSHQLIVGLGILYLGLLFTNPEITAPATNPDADISWFPLLFITIACGAISGFHGLVSSGTTSKQLDKETEARFVGYLGAVGEGVLALISIIAVITLFPDRETFFATYSSFQASNGAGLGAFIEGATNLAQGLLIPPEVASTIVSIIVVSFAATTLDTSVRLMRYIISELGVEYKIPSLEKKHVATTIAVGASAALVLLPEGPNGFGSGGYLLWPLFGTANQLLAGISLLLISIWLKKLGRNYMITIIPMIFLMFMTLWAMFQQVFLQWAWYAEQPSMLLFVFGAIIFVFTLWIILTAIQALLKKTDPGFSEDE from the coding sequence ATGAATGCTATTGCACTTGCTGCTATTGGAATTTTTGTGTTTGTACTAGGTTACCGTTTTTATTCCAAATACATAGCAGAAAAGATTTTCAAGCTTGACCCGAACTATGTTACACCCGCACATCGCTTTAAAGATGGCGTCGATTTTGTGCCTACCAATAAATTTGTATTGTGGGGTCATCACTTCACTTCCGTTGCTGGAGCTGCACCAATTTTAGGTCCAGCTATCGCAGTTTATTGGGGTTGGCTGCCAGCGGTGTTATGGGTCGTGCTCGGAACTGTTTTTGCTGCGGGAGTTCATGATTTTGGAACATTGGTCTTGTCAGTCCGAAACAAAGGACAGTCAGTGGGTACGCTCGCGCATCGCTTGATTGGCCAGCGCGGAAAGATGCTATTCTTGTTCATCATTTTGATCTTGGTTTTAATGGTTAATGCGGTATTCGCTTGGGTCATTGCCAATCTATTCATCTCTTACCCTGCCAGCGTCATTCCGGTATTTATCCAGATTCCTTTAGCGATTTGGATTGGGTACGCCGTTTATAAGAAGAATAAGAAAATGCTTGTTCCTTCACTTGTTGCTCTGGCAGTCATGTACATAACCGCTATCGTTGCCAGCCAAGTGAGCTTTCTTCAAATTGACCTTGTTAAATACATGGGTGGAGAAGATGGAGCCGGGCTATTCGGTCTCGGAGCGATTTCAACAGCCTTCTTTATCTGGATTATCGTGCTGATGGTATACGTCTATATCGCTTCTACTTTGCCGGTTTGGAAATTGCTTCAGCCGCGTGACTTTATCAACTCTCACCAATTGATTGTCGGACTGGGAATTCTTTATCTTGGGTTATTGTTTACTAATCCGGAAATTACAGCGCCTGCAACTAATCCAGATGCCGATATTTCCTGGTTCCCGTTGTTGTTCATCACCATTGCCTGTGGAGCAATATCAGGCTTCCATGGACTTGTTTCATCGGGGACTACCTCAAAACAATTGGATAAAGAAACCGAAGCACGTTTTGTCGGTTATTTAGGAGCAGTAGGTGAAGGGGTTTTGGCACTGATTTCAATCATTGCCGTTATCACATTGTTCCCTGACCGTGAGACATTTTTTGCAACTTACAGCAGTTTCCAAGCTTCTAACGGAGCTGGTTTAGGCGCATTTATCGAAGGGGCTACCAATTTAGCTCAAGGCTTGCTGATTCCACCCGAAGTTGCTTCGACGATTGTTTCTATTATCGTCGTGTCGTTTGCTGCAACAACATTGGATACTTCGGTCCGCTTAATGCGTTACATCATTTCGGAATTAGGTGTCGAATACAAAATTCCTTCTCTTGAGAAAAAGCACGTAGCTACGACAATTGCTGTTGGGGCAAGTGCGGCACTGGTCTTGCTTCCTGAAGGGCCAAATGGCTTTGGCTCAGGCGGTTACTTATTGTGGCCGTTATTCGGAACAGCCAACCAACTGCTTGCCGGCATCAGTTTATTGCTTATTTCCATTTGGCTCAAGAAACTTGGACGAAATTACATGATTACAATCATCCCGATGATTTTCCTGATGTTCATGACGCTTTGGGCAATGTTCCAGCAAGTGTTCTTGCAATGGGCGTGGTATGCAGAACAGCCAAGTATGCTGTTATTTGTCTTTGGAGCCATCATCTTTGTCTTTACACTTTGGATTATCCTGACAGCTATTCAGGCATTGCTTAAGAAAACAGATCCTGGTTTCTCAGAAGATGAGTAA
- a CDS encoding cory-CC-star protein, with protein MLVFDKLKQLIAFYEAVLELPHRTEIARELRDEDDLFLLMLYSEMLGIPNPVYYYTLELYPYMIEEFHDWHLRMGMDKSPLTGIRCC; from the coding sequence ATGTTGGTGTTCGACAAGTTGAAACAGTTGATTGCTTTTTATGAAGCTGTCCTTGAATTGCCGCATCGCACTGAAATTGCCCGTGAGCTTCGGGATGAGGACGATCTCTTCCTCCTAATGCTTTATTCGGAGATGCTAGGGATCCCGAATCCAGTCTATTACTATACACTAGAATTGTATCCGTACATGATTGAAGAATTCCATGACTGGCATCTGCGTATGGGCATGGACAAATCACCGTTAACAGGCATTCGCTGCTGTTAA
- a CDS encoding ArsA family ATPase has protein sequence MNVLSKSIIFVGGKGGVGKSTSAAAIAWRSAKEGNKTLLISTDPAHNVGDIFNQKIGGKTKAIADNLYALEIDPEIETDNYIKTVKANIKGTVHSSMMEEVNRQLDTAKASPGADEAALFDKLIHIILEERQNFDKLVFDTAPTGHTIRLLTLPELMGVWIEGLLEKRRKTNANYTQLLNDGEPREDPIYDVLRERQERFSKARDLLLDEQKTGFIFVLNPERLPILETKKALDLLHNYHLHVNTLIVNKVLPEAADGEFLMERKKHEKKYMQQIEETFPKQKLVYVPLFSQDIVSKTQLELFSEYFKEG, from the coding sequence ATGAATGTACTATCGAAAAGCATCATTTTTGTCGGAGGAAAAGGGGGTGTCGGAAAATCGACATCAGCTGCAGCTATTGCTTGGAGATCAGCCAAAGAGGGCAATAAAACTTTATTGATATCAACGGACCCTGCCCATAATGTGGGGGATATTTTTAACCAGAAAATTGGCGGCAAAACAAAAGCGATTGCTGATAATCTCTATGCTCTTGAAATTGATCCGGAAATTGAAACGGATAATTATATTAAAACGGTAAAAGCCAATATTAAAGGCACGGTCCATTCGAGTATGATGGAAGAAGTGAACCGGCAATTAGACACGGCGAAAGCTTCGCCAGGTGCAGACGAGGCCGCGTTATTTGATAAGCTGATTCATATCATCCTAGAAGAACGTCAGAACTTTGACAAATTGGTGTTCGACACCGCTCCAACTGGCCATACTATCCGACTTTTGACTTTACCCGAATTGATGGGTGTCTGGATTGAAGGACTGCTTGAAAAGCGCCGCAAAACTAATGCTAATTACACACAATTGTTGAACGATGGCGAACCGCGGGAAGATCCGATTTATGATGTTCTGAGAGAAAGGCAGGAGCGTTTTTCGAAAGCTCGTGATCTGCTGTTGGATGAACAGAAAACTGGATTTATCTTTGTACTAAATCCGGAACGCTTGCCTATTTTGGAAACCAAAAAAGCCCTGGATCTTCTGCATAATTATCATCTTCATGTGAATACTCTCATTGTCAATAAAGTCTTGCCGGAAGCGGCAGATGGTGAATTTTTAATGGAACGAAAAAAGCATGAGAAAAAATACATGCAGCAGATTGAAGAAACTTTTCCGAAACAAAAACTGGTTTATGTTCCGTTATTTTCGCAGGATATTGTCAGCAAGACGCAATTGGAGTTATTCAGTGAATACTTTAAGGAAGGGTGA